A single window of Mycolicibacterium madagascariense DNA harbors:
- the zomB gene encoding flagellar motor control protein ZomB: MQRPTSADRLDASSAFVRRLARGPAFGFHPTVRISLWSGVLVVAVLFGWGAWQRRWIADDGLIVLRTVRNLLAGNGPVFNAGERVEANTSTVWTYLVTAGAWVGGSVQLEYVALTLALTLSVTGMVFVMLGTGRLYAPGLRGRQALLLPAGALVYIAVPPARDFATSGLENGLVMAYLGLLWWMMVCWSQAPRINSTETSPNATGGVFDGTLAFVAGLSVLVRPELALIGGLALVMMLVAAHGWRRRLLIVVAGGLLPVLYQIFRMGYYGLLVPGTAIAKDASGSKWAQGFVYLTNFNHPYLLWVPLVLLAGLGLLLLGVRSLLWRKRTASGRTQGRWAGLVQSPTAVVVFMVVSGVLQALYWIRQGGDFMHGRVLLAPLFCVLAPISVIAIVLPAGMRSVKGPGALLAGATAVFWLAVVGWSLWAANSPGLGYDATRVTYSGIVDERRFYSQATGHAHPLTAADYLDYPRMRAVIAAIDNTPDGALLLPSGNYDQWDVVPAMPPPLPPPLPGSAPVIVSVGHGPHTVFFTNLGMLGMNVGLDVRVIDQIGLANPLAAHTARLDDARIGHDKNLFPDWAVAEGPFLTVHPYIPPYLDEDWVAQAKVALTCPQTDAMLTAIRGPLGLRRFASNVLNAWHFTSYRIDRVPRYELARCGLPVPPPKAPPYTGMPATGP; the protein is encoded by the coding sequence GTGCAGCGGCCTACTTCAGCTGACCGGCTGGATGCGTCCTCGGCGTTCGTGCGCCGGCTCGCCCGCGGGCCCGCCTTCGGGTTCCACCCCACCGTGCGGATCAGCCTGTGGTCGGGCGTGCTGGTGGTCGCGGTCCTGTTCGGCTGGGGCGCGTGGCAGCGCCGGTGGATCGCCGACGACGGCCTCATCGTGCTCCGCACCGTGCGAAACCTGTTGGCGGGCAACGGCCCCGTCTTCAACGCCGGGGAGCGGGTCGAGGCCAACACCTCGACGGTGTGGACCTACCTCGTCACCGCGGGCGCCTGGGTCGGCGGCTCGGTGCAGCTCGAATACGTCGCGCTCACCCTGGCGTTGACGCTCAGCGTCACCGGGATGGTGTTCGTGATGCTCGGTACGGGCCGGCTCTACGCCCCGGGCTTGCGGGGCAGGCAGGCCCTGCTGCTGCCCGCGGGTGCGCTGGTCTACATCGCCGTGCCACCGGCCCGCGACTTCGCCACCTCAGGTCTCGAAAACGGTTTGGTGATGGCCTATTTGGGCCTGCTCTGGTGGATGATGGTGTGCTGGTCGCAGGCGCCCCGGATCAACTCGACCGAGACGTCCCCGAATGCCACCGGTGGCGTCTTCGACGGAACGTTGGCGTTCGTCGCGGGGCTGTCGGTGCTGGTGCGTCCCGAGCTCGCCCTGATCGGCGGCCTGGCCCTGGTGATGATGCTCGTCGCCGCGCACGGCTGGCGGCGCAGGCTGCTCATCGTGGTCGCCGGTGGCCTACTTCCCGTGCTGTATCAGATCTTTCGGATGGGGTACTACGGGCTGCTGGTGCCGGGCACCGCCATCGCCAAGGATGCGTCGGGGTCCAAGTGGGCGCAGGGCTTCGTCTACCTGACGAACTTCAACCACCCCTATCTGCTGTGGGTGCCGCTGGTCCTGCTCGCCGGACTCGGCCTGCTGCTGCTGGGCGTCCGAAGTCTGCTGTGGCGCAAGCGCACTGCGTCCGGTCGCACCCAGGGTCGATGGGCGGGATTGGTCCAGAGCCCCACCGCCGTCGTGGTCTTCATGGTCGTCAGCGGTGTCCTGCAGGCGCTGTACTGGATTCGGCAGGGCGGTGACTTCATGCACGGCCGCGTGCTGTTGGCGCCGCTGTTCTGCGTGCTCGCCCCGATCTCCGTCATCGCCATCGTGCTGCCCGCGGGCATGCGGTCGGTCAAGGGTCCCGGCGCTCTGCTGGCCGGGGCGACGGCGGTGTTCTGGCTGGCGGTCGTGGGATGGTCGCTGTGGGCGGCGAATTCGCCGGGCCTGGGGTACGACGCGACCAGGGTGACGTACTCCGGCATCGTCGACGAGCGCCGGTTCTACTCGCAGGCGACCGGGCACGCGCATCCGCTGACCGCCGCCGACTACCTCGACTATCCGCGGATGCGCGCCGTCATCGCGGCGATCGACAACACCCCCGACGGTGCGTTGCTGCTGCCGTCGGGCAACTACGACCAGTGGGACGTCGTCCCCGCGATGCCGCCGCCGCTGCCGCCACCCCTGCCCGGGTCGGCGCCCGTCATCGTGTCCGTCGGACACGGACCCCACACCGTCTTCTTCACCAATCTCGGCATGCTCGGCATGAACGTGGGCCTCGACGTGCGGGTCATCGACCAGATCGGGCTGGCCAATCCGCTGGCCGCGCACACCGCCCGGTTGGACGACGCCCGCATCGGCCACGACAAGAACCTCTTCCCCGACTGGGCGGTCGCCGAGGGCCCGTTCCTGACGGTGCATCCCTACATTCCGCCGTACCTCGACGAGGACTGGGTCGCGCAGGCGAAGGTGGCGCTGACCTGCCCGCAGACCGACGCGATGCTGACCGCGATCCGGGGGCCGCTGGGTCTGCGGCGCTTCGCCTCGAACGTGCTCAACGCGTGGCACTTCACCAGCTACCGGATCGACCGCGTGCCGCGCTACGAGCTGGCCCGTTGCGGCCTGCCGGTGCCGCCGCCGAAGGCTCCGCCGTACACCGGAATGCCCGCGACGGGACCGTGA
- a CDS encoding decaprenyl-phosphate phosphoribosyltransferase, with the protein MSEEAPPVAGPPSNLVSGVVKAIRPRQWVKNLLVLAAPVAALGRDVRFDTHAIVDVLIAFVTFSFAASCIYLVNDARDVEADRAHPTKRNRPIAAGVVPVTLAYGLAVVLGAASLGLAWSVSPNLALVMAIYLAVQLAYCFGLKHQAVLDICIVSSGFLIRAIAGGVAANIPLSQWFLLVMAFGSLFMSAGKRYAELQLAERTGAKIRKALESYTSTYLRFVWTMSATAVVLCYGLWAFERDRTGGGSLYAVTMVPFTIAILRYAVDVDGGLAGEPEDIALRDRVLQLLAVAWIGSVCAAAYFS; encoded by the coding sequence ATGAGTGAGGAAGCTCCCCCCGTGGCGGGCCCCCCGAGCAACCTGGTCAGCGGCGTCGTCAAGGCCATTCGACCGCGGCAGTGGGTGAAGAACCTGCTCGTCCTCGCGGCCCCGGTCGCGGCGCTGGGCCGCGACGTCCGCTTCGACACCCACGCCATCGTCGACGTCCTGATCGCGTTCGTCACGTTCAGCTTCGCCGCATCGTGCATCTACCTGGTGAACGACGCGCGCGACGTCGAGGCCGACCGCGCCCACCCCACCAAGCGCAACCGCCCGATCGCCGCGGGGGTCGTCCCCGTCACCCTTGCCTACGGTCTGGCGGTGGTGCTGGGGGCCGCGTCGCTCGGCCTCGCGTGGTCCGTCTCGCCGAATCTCGCGCTGGTGATGGCCATCTATCTCGCGGTGCAGCTCGCGTACTGCTTCGGGCTGAAACATCAAGCGGTGCTCGACATTTGCATCGTGTCCTCCGGATTCCTGATCCGCGCCATCGCGGGTGGCGTGGCCGCCAACATCCCGCTGTCGCAGTGGTTCCTGCTCGTCATGGCGTTCGGCTCGCTGTTCATGAGTGCGGGCAAGCGCTACGCCGAACTGCAGCTCGCCGAACGCACGGGCGCCAAGATCCGCAAGGCCCTGGAGAGCTACACCAGCACCTATCTGCGCTTCGTGTGGACGATGTCGGCGACCGCCGTCGTGCTGTGTTACGGACTGTGGGCGTTCGAGCGGGACCGCACCGGCGGCGGGTCGCTGTACGCCGTCACCATGGTGCCGTTCACGATCGCCATCCTGCGCTACGCCGTCGACGTCGACGGCGGCCTCGCCGGCGAGCCGGAGGACATCGCGCTGCGGGACCGGGTGCTGCAGTTGCTCGCCGTGGCGTGGATCGGAAGCGTCTGTGCAGCGGCCTACTTCAGCTGA
- a CDS encoding phosphatase PAP2 family protein yields MTDTLRGEDAALVAVQSTLAGRPGVLPGARALSHFGEHSAGWVAVSLLGALVQPRRRRVWLAAGWGAFVAHGAAVVIKRIAKRERPHHPSIAVNVATPSRLSFPSAHATSTTAAAILLGRATGLPLPWLLVPPMALSRLVLGVHYPSDVLTGVAVGAVVARTVGAAVGPEGDR; encoded by the coding sequence GTGACGGACACCCTGCGAGGCGAGGACGCGGCGCTCGTCGCCGTGCAGTCGACCCTCGCCGGGCGCCCCGGAGTGCTGCCCGGCGCACGGGCGCTGTCGCACTTCGGCGAGCACAGTGCGGGCTGGGTGGCCGTGTCGCTGCTGGGTGCGCTCGTGCAGCCGCGGCGACGCCGGGTGTGGCTGGCCGCGGGGTGGGGCGCGTTCGTCGCGCACGGAGCCGCCGTCGTCATCAAGCGCATCGCGAAGCGGGAGCGGCCCCACCACCCGTCGATCGCGGTGAACGTCGCGACGCCGAGCCGGTTGAGCTTCCCCTCGGCGCACGCCACGTCGACCACGGCGGCCGCGATCCTGCTCGGCCGCGCCACCGGACTTCCCCTGCCCTGGTTGCTGGTGCCCCCCATGGCGCTGTCGCGCCTGGTCCTTGGCGTGCACTACCCGTCCGACGTGTTGACGGGTGTGGCCGTGGGAGCAGTCGTCGCCAGGACGGTCGGAGCCGCCGTCGGACCAGAAGGAGACAGGTGA
- a CDS encoding glycosyltransferase translates to MSDIPSGALDAGQSKAVSLLSRVILPRPGEPLDVRKLYLEESSTNAKRAHARTRTTLEIGAESEVSFATYFNAFPASYWRRWSILESVVLRVELSGSARVDVYRSKATGARITVGGAAVSSADENSTAAVEFEMELDPFEDGGWIWFDITTDTTVTVHRAGWYAPREAPSRANVAVGIPTFNRPSDCVNALATLTSDPMVDEVITAVIVSDQGTSKAKDHPDFAAAAAGLGNRLTIHDQPNLGGSGGYSRVMYEALKNTDCEQILFMDDDIRIEPDSILRALAFNRFAKVPTLVGGQMLNLQEPSHLHVMGEMVDQANFMWTNAVNTEYDHNFAKYRLNDEEEYRSKLLHRRVDADFNGWWMCMIPRSVAEELGQPLPLFIKWDDCEYGLRAGEHGYPTVTLPGAAIWHMAWSDKDDAIDWQAYFHLRNRLVVAALHWDGGIGGLIASHLKATLKHLLCLEYSTVAIQNKAMDDFLAGPEHIFSILESALPAVRAMRSEYPDAIVLPSATALPTPSDKRWRRKVKIPVSPLAIAVRLTRGVLHQLTPHDPQHHQRPQINVATQDARWFSLSRVDGVTVTTADGRGVVYRQRDRAKMFELLRASLRRQALLARRFNKMRKVYRGALPVLASKQKWETVLLPATPTSAEVSR, encoded by the coding sequence ATGAGTGACATCCCGTCGGGCGCGCTCGACGCCGGGCAGTCCAAGGCGGTCAGCCTGCTGTCGCGCGTCATCCTGCCCCGCCCGGGCGAACCGCTCGACGTCCGCAAGCTGTACCTCGAGGAGTCGAGCACCAACGCCAAGCGGGCCCACGCGCGGACCCGCACGACGCTGGAGATCGGCGCGGAGTCCGAGGTGTCGTTCGCGACGTACTTCAACGCGTTCCCGGCCAGCTACTGGCGGCGCTGGTCCATCCTCGAGTCGGTCGTGCTGCGCGTCGAGCTGAGCGGCAGCGCCAGGGTCGACGTGTACCGGTCCAAGGCCACCGGCGCGCGCATCACGGTGGGTGGCGCCGCGGTGTCGAGCGCCGACGAGAACAGCACCGCCGCAGTCGAATTCGAGATGGAGCTCGACCCGTTCGAGGACGGCGGCTGGATCTGGTTCGACATCACCACCGACACCACGGTGACGGTGCACCGCGCGGGCTGGTACGCGCCGCGGGAGGCGCCCAGCCGCGCCAACGTCGCCGTCGGCATCCCCACCTTCAACCGCCCGTCGGACTGCGTCAACGCGCTCGCCACCCTGACGTCGGATCCCATGGTCGACGAGGTGATCACCGCGGTGATCGTCTCCGATCAGGGCACCAGCAAGGCCAAGGACCATCCAGACTTCGCCGCGGCCGCCGCCGGGCTCGGCAACCGGCTGACGATCCACGATCAGCCCAACCTCGGGGGTTCGGGCGGCTACAGCCGCGTCATGTACGAGGCGCTGAAGAACACCGACTGCGAACAGATCCTGTTCATGGACGACGACATCCGCATCGAGCCGGACTCGATCCTGCGGGCGCTCGCCTTCAACCGGTTCGCCAAGGTCCCGACGCTCGTCGGCGGTCAGATGCTCAATCTGCAGGAGCCCTCGCACCTGCACGTGATGGGCGAGATGGTGGACCAGGCGAACTTCATGTGGACCAACGCCGTCAACACGGAGTACGACCACAACTTCGCCAAGTACCGCCTCAACGACGAAGAGGAATACCGCAGCAAGCTGCTGCACCGCCGCGTGGACGCCGACTTCAACGGCTGGTGGATGTGCATGATCCCGCGGTCGGTCGCCGAGGAGCTGGGCCAGCCGCTGCCACTGTTCATCAAGTGGGACGACTGTGAGTACGGGCTGCGCGCCGGCGAGCACGGCTATCCGACCGTCACGCTGCCCGGCGCGGCCATCTGGCACATGGCGTGGAGCGACAAGGACGACGCCATCGACTGGCAGGCGTACTTCCACCTGCGCAACCGGCTGGTGGTGGCCGCCCTGCACTGGGACGGCGGCATCGGGGGGCTCATCGCCAGCCACCTCAAGGCGACGCTGAAACACCTTCTCTGCCTTGAGTATTCGACGGTCGCCATCCAGAACAAGGCCATGGACGACTTCCTCGCCGGCCCGGAGCACATCTTCTCCATCCTGGAGTCGGCCCTGCCCGCGGTGCGCGCGATGCGCTCGGAGTACCCGGATGCCATCGTGCTGCCGAGTGCGACCGCACTGCCGACCCCGTCGGACAAGCGGTGGCGCCGCAAGGTCAAGATCCCGGTCAGTCCGCTCGCCATCGCGGTGCGGCTGACCCGCGGCGTGCTCCACCAGCTCACGCCGCACGATCCGCAGCACCACCAGCGCCCGCAGATCAACGTCGCGACGCAGGACGCGCGCTGGTTCTCGCTGTCGCGGGTCGACGGCGTGACCGTCACCACCGCCGACGGTCGCGGCGTCGTGTATCGCCAGCGCGACCGCGCCAAGATGTTCGAGCTGCTGCGCGCGTCGCTGCGCCGCCAGGCGTTGCTGGCCCGCAGGTTCAACAAGATGCGCAAGGTCTACCGCGGCGCGCTGCCCGTGCTGGCCAGCAAGCAGAAGTGGGAGACCGTACTGCTCCCCGCCACACCGACGTCAGCAGAAGTCTCCCGGTGA
- the glf gene encoding UDP-galactopyranose mutase, which yields MTAPTSQVAAHPTGRFDLLVVGSGFFGLTIAERVATQLGKRVLVLDRRSHLGGNAYSEAEPQTGIEIHKYGAHLFHTSNQRVWDYVRQFTEFTGYQHRVFAMHAGQSYQFPMGLGLVSQFFGRYFTPDEARALIREQAAEIESADAQNFEEKAISLIGRPLYEAFVKAYTAKQWQTDPKELPAGNITRLPVRYTFDNRYFNDTYEGLPKDGYTAWLQNMAADDRIEVRLDTDWFDVRDELRAANPDAPVVYTGPLDRYFDYADGKLGWRTLDFELEVLTDRGDFQGTPVMNYNDADVPYTRIHEFRHFHPERAYPTDKTVIMREYSRFAEDSDEPYYPINAESDRERLATYRSRAKAETASAGVLFGGRLGTYQYLDMHMAIASALNMYDNTLAPHLRDGAPLEESRT from the coding sequence ATGACGGCTCCTACCTCCCAGGTCGCTGCGCACCCCACCGGCCGCTTCGACCTCCTCGTCGTCGGTTCCGGGTTCTTCGGGCTGACGATCGCCGAACGCGTGGCCACCCAGCTGGGCAAGCGCGTGCTGGTGCTCGACCGGCGGTCGCACCTCGGCGGCAACGCGTACTCCGAGGCGGAGCCCCAGACCGGCATCGAGATCCACAAGTACGGCGCACACCTCTTCCACACGTCGAACCAGCGGGTGTGGGACTACGTCCGGCAGTTCACCGAGTTCACCGGCTACCAGCACCGGGTCTTCGCCATGCACGCCGGGCAGTCCTACCAGTTCCCCATGGGACTCGGCCTGGTATCGCAGTTCTTCGGCAGGTACTTCACCCCCGACGAGGCGCGAGCGCTGATCCGGGAGCAGGCCGCGGAGATCGAGAGCGCCGACGCGCAGAACTTCGAGGAGAAGGCGATCTCGCTGATCGGGCGCCCGCTGTACGAGGCGTTCGTCAAGGCCTACACCGCCAAGCAGTGGCAGACCGACCCCAAGGAACTGCCCGCGGGCAACATCACCCGGCTGCCCGTGCGGTACACCTTCGACAACCGCTACTTCAACGACACCTACGAGGGTCTGCCGAAGGACGGCTACACCGCCTGGTTGCAGAACATGGCCGCCGACGATCGCATCGAGGTGCGCCTGGACACCGACTGGTTCGACGTCCGCGACGAACTGCGGGCCGCCAACCCCGACGCACCCGTCGTGTACACCGGCCCGCTCGACCGCTACTTCGACTACGCCGACGGCAAGCTCGGCTGGCGCACGCTGGACTTCGAGCTCGAGGTGCTGACCGACCGCGGCGACTTCCAGGGCACCCCCGTCATGAACTACAACGACGCCGACGTGCCCTACACCCGCATCCACGAGTTCCGGCACTTCCATCCCGAACGCGCCTACCCGACGGACAAGACGGTCATCATGCGGGAGTACTCGCGGTTCGCCGAGGACTCCGATGAGCCCTACTATCCGATCAACGCCGAATCCGACCGCGAACGGCTCGCCACCTACCGCTCGCGCGCCAAGGCGGAGACCGCGTCGGCCGGGGTGCTGTTCGGGGGGCGCCTCGGCACCTATCAGTACCTCGACATGCACATGGCGATCGCCAGTGCGCTGAACATGTACGACAACACGCTGGCGCCACACCTGCGCGACGGTGCGCCGCTGGAAGAGAGCCGAACATGA
- a CDS encoding HAD family hydrolase, with translation MLPALIATDVDGTLLDADELVTPRTKAAVRAAVDAGTTFVLATGRPPRWIPPVVDALGFAPMAVCANGAVLYDSATDRILSAKTLSVDLLAELAEVATRVIPGAGLAVERVGRSAHDAATPQFLSSPDYEHAWLNPDNTVVSLEDVLNAPAVKLLIRKSGASSADMAAALAPHIGLEGDLTYSTNNGLVEVVPLGVTKASGVDEVARPLGIAAGDVVAFGDMPNDVPMLLWAGLGVAMGNAHPDAKAAADEVTTPNTDDGLARVLERWWL, from the coding sequence GTGCTACCCGCTCTGATCGCGACCGACGTCGACGGCACCCTGCTCGACGCTGACGAACTCGTCACCCCCCGCACCAAGGCCGCCGTGCGCGCCGCCGTCGACGCGGGCACCACGTTCGTGCTCGCCACGGGCCGTCCACCGCGCTGGATCCCGCCGGTGGTCGACGCCCTCGGCTTCGCGCCGATGGCGGTGTGCGCGAACGGCGCCGTGCTCTACGACTCGGCGACCGACCGGATCCTCTCGGCCAAGACGCTGTCGGTCGACCTGCTCGCCGAGTTGGCCGAGGTCGCGACCCGCGTCATCCCGGGGGCCGGGCTCGCCGTGGAGCGCGTCGGCCGCAGCGCGCACGACGCCGCGACGCCGCAGTTCCTCAGCTCACCGGACTACGAGCACGCCTGGCTCAACCCCGACAACACGGTGGTCTCGCTCGAGGACGTGCTGAACGCGCCCGCGGTCAAGCTGCTGATCCGCAAGTCCGGCGCCAGCAGCGCGGACATGGCGGCCGCCCTGGCGCCGCACATCGGGCTGGAGGGCGACCTGACCTACTCGACCAACAACGGGCTCGTCGAGGTGGTGCCGCTGGGGGTGACCAAGGCCTCCGGGGTCGACGAGGTGGCCAGGCCGCTCGGCATCGCCGCGGGGGACGTCGTCGCGTTCGGCGACATGCCCAACGACGTGCCGATGCTGCTGTGGGCGGGGCTCGGCGTCGCGATGGGCAACGCGCACCCCGACGCGAAGGCGGCGGCCGACGAGGTCACCACGCCCAACACCGACGACGGGCTGGCGCGCGTCCTGGAACGCTGGTGGCTCTAG
- a CDS encoding lysophospholipid acyltransferase family protein, whose protein sequence is MEPVFRALEIAGTTAVRVTGARIDYEGLEHIPTTGGAVLAINHTSYVDFLPAALAAKRRGRRLRFMIKAEMQRVRIVDFLIRHTKTIPVDRRAGADAYAAAVARLREGEIVGVYPEATISRSFELKEFKSGAARMALEAQVPIIPLVVWGAHRIWTKDHPKQLGHNRIPITVAVGEGLPPVGTAEELMDGLRARMTALLHGVQQSYDHPRGAHWVPYRLGGSAPTMAEARKREADELADRARKENH, encoded by the coding sequence ATGGAACCGGTCTTCCGAGCGCTGGAGATCGCGGGCACGACCGCGGTGCGGGTCACCGGCGCGCGGATCGACTACGAGGGCCTGGAGCACATCCCGACGACGGGCGGCGCGGTGCTGGCGATCAATCACACCAGCTACGTCGACTTCCTGCCCGCGGCGCTGGCGGCGAAGCGCCGGGGCCGGCGTCTGCGCTTCATGATCAAGGCGGAGATGCAGCGGGTGCGCATCGTCGACTTCCTGATCAGGCACACCAAGACCATTCCGGTGGACCGCAGGGCCGGGGCCGACGCCTACGCGGCGGCGGTCGCGCGGCTGCGGGAGGGGGAGATCGTGGGGGTCTACCCGGAGGCGACCATCAGCCGCAGCTTCGAGTTGAAGGAATTCAAGTCCGGCGCCGCGCGGATGGCGCTGGAGGCGCAGGTGCCGATCATTCCCCTCGTCGTATGGGGCGCCCATCGCATCTGGACCAAGGACCATCCGAAGCAATTGGGCCACAACCGAATTCCGATCACCGTCGCCGTCGGCGAGGGGTTGCCGCCGGTCGGCACGGCCGAGGAGCTGATGGACGGGCTGCGGGCGCGGATGACCGCGCTGTTGCACGGAGTGCAGCAGTCCTACGATCATCCACGGGGCGCCCACTGGGTGCCTTACAGGCTTGGCGGGAGCGCCCCGACCATGGCAGAGGCGCGCAAGCGCGAGGCGGACGAGCTCGCTGATCGCGCCCGCAAGGAGAATCACTAG
- a CDS encoding lysophospholipid acyltransferase family protein — MEPVYGTVITLARCVWRLQGLTFTVTGVENLPATGGAVVAINHTSYFDFTFAGLPAFRQGRGRKVRFMAKREVFDSKVSGPIMRSLRHIPVDRDSGAASFAEACQRLADGELVGVYPEATISRSFEIKEFKSGAARMAIKANVPIVPHIVWGAQRIWTKGHPKNMWRPKVPISVAVGEPIAPTLPAAELTALLHSRMQHLLEQVQTAYGEHPAGEYWVPHRMGGGAPTLAEANRMDADEAAEKAARRARQGESSG; from the coding sequence GTGGAGCCGGTATACGGGACTGTCATCACCCTCGCTCGCTGCGTCTGGCGGCTGCAGGGGCTGACGTTCACCGTGACCGGCGTGGAGAATCTGCCGGCCACGGGCGGCGCGGTCGTGGCGATCAACCACACCAGCTACTTCGACTTCACCTTCGCGGGGTTGCCCGCCTTCCGGCAGGGGCGCGGTCGCAAGGTGCGGTTCATGGCCAAGCGAGAGGTCTTCGACTCGAAGGTCAGCGGGCCGATCATGCGCAGCCTGCGGCACATCCCCGTGGACCGCGACAGCGGTGCGGCGTCGTTCGCCGAGGCCTGCCAGCGGCTGGCCGACGGCGAACTGGTCGGGGTGTACCCCGAGGCGACGATCAGCCGCAGCTTCGAGATCAAGGAGTTCAAGTCGGGCGCCGCGCGGATGGCGATCAAAGCCAACGTGCCGATCGTTCCGCACATCGTCTGGGGCGCCCAGCGCATCTGGACCAAGGGGCACCCGAAGAACATGTGGCGGCCCAAGGTGCCCATCTCCGTGGCGGTGGGCGAGCCCATCGCGCCGACGCTGCCCGCGGCCGAGCTGACGGCGCTGCTGCACTCGCGGATGCAGCACCTGCTCGAGCAGGTGCAGACGGCCTACGGCGAGCACCCCGCCGGGGAGTACTGGGTGCCCCACCGCATGGGTGGCGGCGCGCCGACCCTCGCCGAGGCCAACCGCATGGACGCCGACGAGGCGGCCGAGAAGGCGGCGCGGCGTGCCCGGCAGGGCGAGTCCTCGGGGTAA
- a CDS encoding MBL fold metallo-hydrolase: protein MQVTSVGHAGFRIDSSAGSILCDPWVNPAYFASWFPFPDNSQLDWDALGDCEYLYVSHLHADHFDPRHLAAYVNKDAVVLLPDFPVPDLRRALEALGFHRFFETTDSVKHRVSGPKGDLDVMIIALRAPADGPIGDSGLIVSDGETVAFDMNDARPIDLDVIDANFGHVDVHMLQYSGAIWYPMVYDMPDRAKEAFGVQKRQRQMDRCRQYVAAVGATWVVPSAGPPCFLDDALRQLNDDHGDPANIFPDQVVFLDQLRRNGHDRGLLMIPGSVAEFTGSQLDSLTHPVPDPESIFTTGKADYIADYARRMAPVLAAEKARWAPAAGEPLLEPLRARLEPIMLQSDQICDGIGYPVELRLGQESVVLDFPKRTVREAIPDEKFRYGFEIAPELVRTVLRDDEPDWVNTIFLSTRFRAWRVGGYNEYLYTFFKCLTDERIAYADGWFAEAHDDSASITLDGWEIQRRCPHLKADLSKFGVVDGTTLTCNLHGWSWNLTNGRCLTSKGHELRSAKA, encoded by the coding sequence GTGCAGGTCACGAGTGTCGGACACGCAGGCTTCCGGATCGACTCCTCCGCTGGGAGCATCCTCTGTGACCCGTGGGTGAACCCCGCGTACTTCGCCTCGTGGTTCCCGTTCCCCGACAACAGTCAGCTCGACTGGGACGCCCTCGGCGACTGTGAGTACCTGTACGTCAGCCACCTGCACGCCGACCACTTCGACCCGCGGCACCTGGCCGCCTACGTCAACAAGGACGCCGTCGTCCTGCTGCCCGACTTCCCGGTGCCCGATCTGCGCCGGGCCCTCGAAGCGCTCGGCTTCCACCGCTTCTTCGAGACCACCGACTCGGTCAAGCACCGCGTCAGCGGGCCCAAGGGCGACCTCGACGTGATGATCATCGCGCTGCGCGCCCCCGCCGACGGTCCCATTGGCGACTCGGGCCTGATCGTCTCGGACGGCGAGACCGTCGCGTTCGACATGAACGACGCGCGGCCCATCGACCTCGACGTCATCGACGCCAACTTCGGGCACGTCGACGTGCACATGCTGCAGTACTCGGGGGCCATCTGGTACCCGATGGTCTACGACATGCCCGACCGCGCCAAGGAGGCGTTCGGCGTGCAGAAGCGCCAGCGCCAGATGGACCGCTGCCGCCAGTACGTCGCCGCGGTCGGCGCCACGTGGGTGGTGCCGTCGGCCGGTCCGCCGTGCTTCCTGGACGACGCCCTGCGCCAGCTCAACGACGATCACGGCGACCCGGCCAACATCTTCCCCGACCAGGTGGTGTTCCTCGACCAGCTGCGCCGCAACGGGCACGACCGCGGGCTGCTGATGATCCCCGGCTCCGTCGCCGAATTCACGGGCAGCCAACTGGATTCGCTGACCCATCCCGTGCCCGACCCCGAGTCGATCTTCACGACCGGCAAGGCCGACTACATCGCGGACTACGCGCGGCGGATGGCGCCGGTGCTGGCCGCGGAGAAGGCCCGCTGGGCCCCCGCCGCCGGCGAGCCGCTACTGGAACCGCTGCGGGCCCGGCTCGAACCGATCATGCTGCAGAGCGACCAGATCTGCGACGGCATCGGCTATCCCGTCGAACTGCGTCTCGGCCAGGAGTCCGTCGTGCTGGACTTCCCGAAACGCACCGTGCGCGAAGCGATTCCCGACGAGAAGTTCCGCTACGGCTTCGAGATCGCACCGGAACTGGTCCGTACCGTCCTGCGCGACGACGAGCCGGACTGGGTCAACACCATCTTCCTGTCGACCCGCTTCAGGGCGTGGCGCGTCGGTGGCTACAACGAATACCTGTACACGTTCTTCAAGTGCCTGACCGACGAGCGCATCGCCTACGCCGACGGCTGGTTCGCCGAGGCGCACGACGACTCCGCGTCGATCACGTTGGACGGCTGGGAGATTCAGCGTCGCTGCCCGCACCTGAAGGCCGACCTGTCCAAGTTCGGCGTCGTCGACGGCACGACGCTGACCTGCAACCTGCACGGCTGGTCGTGGAACCTGACCAACGGCCGCTGCCTGACGTCCAAGGGCCACGAGCTCAGGAGCGCCAAGGCGTGA